Proteins found in one Oncorhynchus mykiss isolate Arlee chromosome 17, USDA_OmykA_1.1, whole genome shotgun sequence genomic segment:
- the LOC110494565 gene encoding bcl-2-like protein 1, giving the protein MSYSNRELVVFFISYRLSQRNYSCCQLGLEGASGRTDGDEAIANGSVGNYRNSRSNLAKPSSPQGGMEPVKAALRDSVDEFELRYTRAFSDLSSQLHITPATAYHSFESVMDEVFRDGVNWGRVVGLFAFGGALCVECVEKDMSPLVARIADWMTTYLDNHIQPWIQSQGGWDRFAEIFGRDAAADVRRSQESIIKWLLVGVILLSGVLVGTLIMKKRQ; this is encoded by the exons ATGTCTTACAGTAACAGGGAACTGGTGGTGTTTTTTATAAGCTATAGACTGTCCCAGAGGAATTATTCATGTTGTCAATTGGGGCTGGAGGGTGCAAGTGGACGGACTGACGGAGATGAGGCCATTGCAAATGGGTCTGTGGGGAACTACCGGAACAGCAGAAGCAATTTGGCGAAGCCCTCATCTCCACAGGGGGGCATGGAGCCAGTGAAAGCAGCACTACGGGACTCAGTGGATGAGTTTGAGCTACGCTACACCCGTGCCTTCAGTGACCTCTCCTCCCAgctccacatcacccctgccaCAGCCTACCACAGCTTTGAGAGTGTGATGGACGAAGTGTTCAGGGACGGGGTCAACTGGGGTCGCGTGGTGGGTCTGTTTGCTTTCGGCGGGGCCTTGTGTGTTGAGTGTGTTGAGAAGGATATGAGCCCGCTGGTGGCGCGCATCGCAGATTGGATGACCACCTATCTGGACAACCATATCCAGCCCTGGATCCAGAGCCAAGGCGGATGG GACCGTTTTGCAGAGATCTTTGGCAGAGATGCTGCTGCAGACGTTCGACGGTCCCAGGAGAGCATAATTAAATGGCTGCTAGTTGGGGTGATTCTGCTTTCAGGAGTGCTGGTCGGCACTCTCATCATGAAGAAACGCCAATGA
- the adnpa gene encoding activity-dependent neuroprotector homeobox a isoform X2 — protein MYQLPVNNLTRIRRARKQVKAALCDIGLEYCKEQAEDLKEFCPDENYVKNTLCLELCSWDPTFSKTQEYRSKPFCCTECNFSSKYYSGYKNHFRNVHRHNFENRILLNCPYCTFTASKKTMETHVKVFHISSVARQGLGGYQGAAVGANNKVEKAMYYCKKCNFRDPLYNVVRRHIYREHFQHVVSPYVAMVSETSVKNGANAVNGNNILCKRCQFSTRSYEALVQHVIEYHERIGSQVTTMIGHANVVVSRPQSYAMAQKGSVMTGGRTLTSEQVSHMVGVHLKQGPTGLKNVTCQSSIAGQRLTIPGNGGLGEGANASLTSQTQKWKMCTVCNELFPENLYSAHFEKAHRAKKVWAIAKYIMKIHNFTSKCLLCNRYLPSDTLLNHMLIHGLTCPQCHASFNNVEKMLDHVGQAHPDDFVGPPAASPLTFDLTIGQAKNKIIQLIVITYNMKEPVAAQEQSMASHAQNSFHTPVKSMPSKMPVNKKDLLARSQATVSGSNEVGKTLCPLCFTILKGPISDALSQHLRERHQVLQTMHPVEKKMTYKCIHCLGVYTSNMVASTITLHLVQCRAVGRAQKGLGPKSALTLNSSGAGFLKRQLPSQPMSGSKRMKIKNDVVYSPMNMDKPGEAVDLVLDPRNYEHKTYEARKAFLTTYFNRCPYLTSQEEEKLSASLWLWKSDIASHFANRRRSCEGDCETRKLKVLLGFDMQALKGLKHDMDFEEKTKLPITSVEKAFKSRPALNTDQRKQCETINCTLKLSTYTEPISIDSSDSESEPEDCSIENGQVDTPKSVDVTS, from the exons ATGTATCAGCTCCCTGTGAACAACCTCACTAGGATACGAAGAGCAAGAAAACAGGTGAAGGcggcactttgtgacattgggcTGGAGTACTGTAAGGAGCAAGCGGAG GACCTCAAAGAATTTTGCCCAGATGAGAACTATGTgaagaatactctctgtctggaaCTTTGTTCATGGGATCCGACATTCTCAAAAACACAG gaGTACCGGTCAAAGCCTTTCTGCTGCACAGAGTGCAACTTCTCTTCCAAGTACTACTCGGGCTACAAAAACCACTTCCGAAATGTCCACAGGCACAACTTTGAGAACCGCATCCTGCTCAACTGCCCTTACTGCACCTTCACTGCGAGCAAGAAGACAATGGAAACGCATGTCAAGGTCTTCCACATATCTAGTGTGGCACGTCAGGGTCTAGGGGGCTACCAGGGGGCTGCTGTGGGGGCAAATAACAAGGTGGAGAAGGCAATGTACTATTGCAAGAAGTGTAACTTCCGGGACCCTCTGTACAATGTTGTGCGAAGGCACATCTACAGGGAGCACTTCCAGCATGTGGTCTCGCCCTATGTTGCCATGGTCTCAGAAACATCAGTCAAAAATGGAGCCAATGCTGTCAACGGCAACAACATCCTCTGTAAGCGCTGTCAGTTCTCCACCCGTAGTTATGAGGCGCTAGTGCAGCATGTCATTGAATATCATGAGCGCATTGGCTCTCAGGTGACAACCATGATTGGACATGCTAATGTTGTGGTGTCCAGACCGCAAAGCTATGCGATGGCCCAGAAGGGTTCTGTGATGACTGGGGGTCGTACCCTGACGTCTGAACAGGTTAGCCATATGGTAGGGGTCCATCTAAAGCAGGGACCTACTGGACtaaagaatgtgacatgtcagtcCTCTATTGCTGGCCAGCGTTTGACCATTCCTGGCAATGGTGGTTTGGGAGAAGGTGCTAATGCTAGTCTTACATCCCAAACACAGAAGTGGAAAATGTGCACGGTCTGCAATGAGCTCTTCCCTGAAAACCTGTACAGTGCTCATTTTGAGAAGGCACACAGGGCTAAGAAGGTATGGGCAATTGCCAAGTATATCATGAAGATTCACAACTTCACCAGTAAGTGTTTGCTTTGCAACCGATATCTGCCCAGTGACACATTGCTTAACCACATGCTGATTCATGGGCTCACCTGCCCACAGTGTCATGCCAGCTTCAATAATGTGGAGAAAATGCTAGATCATGTGGGGCAGGCTCATCCAGATGACTTTGTTGGTCCTCCAGCCGCCTCCCCGCTTACTTTCGACCTCACGATTGGGCAGGCTAAGAACAAAATCATACAGCTTATTGTTATAACCTATAACATGAAGGAACCTGTAGCTGCTCAGGAGCAGTCTATGGCTTCCCATGCCCAGAACAGCTTCCACACTCCAGTGAAGAGTATGCCTTCAAAGATGCCAGTGAATAAGAAAGACCTGCTTGCCAGAAGTCAAGCCACTGTATCTGGCAGCAATGAGGTTGGCAAGACCTTATGTCCACTATGTTTTACCATCCTCAAGGGTCCTATATCTGATGCCTTGTCACAGCATCTGAGAGAACGACACCAAGTGCTTCAGACAATGCACCCTGTGGAGAAGAAGATGACATACAAGTGCATCCACTGTTTGGGCGTCTATACTAGCAACATGGTGGCCTCCACGATCACTCTGCACCTTGTGCAGTGTCGAGCTGTGGGAAGGGCCCAGAAGGGCCTGGGACCAAAGTCTGCCTTGACACTCAACTCCTCTGGTGCAGGGTTCTTAAAGCGTCAGCTACCCTCCCAACCCATGTCTGGCTCCAAGAGGATGAAGATAAAAAATGATGTTGTATATTCCCCCATGAATATGGACAAGCCAGGGGAGGCTGTGGATCTAGTGTTGGACCCTAGGAACTATGAGCACAAGACTTATGAAGCACGCAAAGCCTTCCTCACGACCTATTTCAATCGTTGCCCCTATTTAACTTCACAGGAAGAAGAGAAGCTGTCTGCAAGCCTGTGGCTCTGGAAGTCTGACATTGCCAGTCACTTCGCTAATCGACGGAGGTCATGTGAGGGAGACTGTGAGACCAGGAAATTGAAAGTGCTACTTGGCTTTGACATGCAGGCACTCAAGGGACTGAAGCATGACATGGACTTTGAGGAGAAAACCAAGCTCCCCATCACGTCAGTGGAGAAGGCCTTTAAGTCTAGGCCGGCACTTAACACAGACCAAAGAAAGCAATGCGAGACCATTAACTGTACCCTCAAGCTAAGTACTTACACAGAACCCATATCTATTGACTCGTCTGATAGTGAGTCGGAACCAGAGGACTGTTCCATTGAGAATGGGCAAGTTGACACACCAAAATCTGTGGATGTCACGTCTTAA
- the adnpa gene encoding activity-dependent neuroprotector homeobox a isoform X1 yields the protein MIVGFNCNSPIGHSGKMYQLPVNNLTRIRRARKQVKAALCDIGLEYCKEQAEDLKEFCPDENYVKNTLCLELCSWDPTFSKTQEYRSKPFCCTECNFSSKYYSGYKNHFRNVHRHNFENRILLNCPYCTFTASKKTMETHVKVFHISSVARQGLGGYQGAAVGANNKVEKAMYYCKKCNFRDPLYNVVRRHIYREHFQHVVSPYVAMVSETSVKNGANAVNGNNILCKRCQFSTRSYEALVQHVIEYHERIGSQVTTMIGHANVVVSRPQSYAMAQKGSVMTGGRTLTSEQVSHMVGVHLKQGPTGLKNVTCQSSIAGQRLTIPGNGGLGEGANASLTSQTQKWKMCTVCNELFPENLYSAHFEKAHRAKKVWAIAKYIMKIHNFTSKCLLCNRYLPSDTLLNHMLIHGLTCPQCHASFNNVEKMLDHVGQAHPDDFVGPPAASPLTFDLTIGQAKNKIIQLIVITYNMKEPVAAQEQSMASHAQNSFHTPVKSMPSKMPVNKKDLLARSQATVSGSNEVGKTLCPLCFTILKGPISDALSQHLRERHQVLQTMHPVEKKMTYKCIHCLGVYTSNMVASTITLHLVQCRAVGRAQKGLGPKSALTLNSSGAGFLKRQLPSQPMSGSKRMKIKNDVVYSPMNMDKPGEAVDLVLDPRNYEHKTYEARKAFLTTYFNRCPYLTSQEEEKLSASLWLWKSDIASHFANRRRSCEGDCETRKLKVLLGFDMQALKGLKHDMDFEEKTKLPITSVEKAFKSRPALNTDQRKQCETINCTLKLSTYTEPISIDSSDSESEPEDCSIENGQVDTPKSVDVTS from the exons ATGATTGTCGGATTTAATTGTAACAGTCCAATTGGCCAT TCTGGAAAGATGTATCAGCTCCCTGTGAACAACCTCACTAGGATACGAAGAGCAAGAAAACAGGTGAAGGcggcactttgtgacattgggcTGGAGTACTGTAAGGAGCAAGCGGAG GACCTCAAAGAATTTTGCCCAGATGAGAACTATGTgaagaatactctctgtctggaaCTTTGTTCATGGGATCCGACATTCTCAAAAACACAG gaGTACCGGTCAAAGCCTTTCTGCTGCACAGAGTGCAACTTCTCTTCCAAGTACTACTCGGGCTACAAAAACCACTTCCGAAATGTCCACAGGCACAACTTTGAGAACCGCATCCTGCTCAACTGCCCTTACTGCACCTTCACTGCGAGCAAGAAGACAATGGAAACGCATGTCAAGGTCTTCCACATATCTAGTGTGGCACGTCAGGGTCTAGGGGGCTACCAGGGGGCTGCTGTGGGGGCAAATAACAAGGTGGAGAAGGCAATGTACTATTGCAAGAAGTGTAACTTCCGGGACCCTCTGTACAATGTTGTGCGAAGGCACATCTACAGGGAGCACTTCCAGCATGTGGTCTCGCCCTATGTTGCCATGGTCTCAGAAACATCAGTCAAAAATGGAGCCAATGCTGTCAACGGCAACAACATCCTCTGTAAGCGCTGTCAGTTCTCCACCCGTAGTTATGAGGCGCTAGTGCAGCATGTCATTGAATATCATGAGCGCATTGGCTCTCAGGTGACAACCATGATTGGACATGCTAATGTTGTGGTGTCCAGACCGCAAAGCTATGCGATGGCCCAGAAGGGTTCTGTGATGACTGGGGGTCGTACCCTGACGTCTGAACAGGTTAGCCATATGGTAGGGGTCCATCTAAAGCAGGGACCTACTGGACtaaagaatgtgacatgtcagtcCTCTATTGCTGGCCAGCGTTTGACCATTCCTGGCAATGGTGGTTTGGGAGAAGGTGCTAATGCTAGTCTTACATCCCAAACACAGAAGTGGAAAATGTGCACGGTCTGCAATGAGCTCTTCCCTGAAAACCTGTACAGTGCTCATTTTGAGAAGGCACACAGGGCTAAGAAGGTATGGGCAATTGCCAAGTATATCATGAAGATTCACAACTTCACCAGTAAGTGTTTGCTTTGCAACCGATATCTGCCCAGTGACACATTGCTTAACCACATGCTGATTCATGGGCTCACCTGCCCACAGTGTCATGCCAGCTTCAATAATGTGGAGAAAATGCTAGATCATGTGGGGCAGGCTCATCCAGATGACTTTGTTGGTCCTCCAGCCGCCTCCCCGCTTACTTTCGACCTCACGATTGGGCAGGCTAAGAACAAAATCATACAGCTTATTGTTATAACCTATAACATGAAGGAACCTGTAGCTGCTCAGGAGCAGTCTATGGCTTCCCATGCCCAGAACAGCTTCCACACTCCAGTGAAGAGTATGCCTTCAAAGATGCCAGTGAATAAGAAAGACCTGCTTGCCAGAAGTCAAGCCACTGTATCTGGCAGCAATGAGGTTGGCAAGACCTTATGTCCACTATGTTTTACCATCCTCAAGGGTCCTATATCTGATGCCTTGTCACAGCATCTGAGAGAACGACACCAAGTGCTTCAGACAATGCACCCTGTGGAGAAGAAGATGACATACAAGTGCATCCACTGTTTGGGCGTCTATACTAGCAACATGGTGGCCTCCACGATCACTCTGCACCTTGTGCAGTGTCGAGCTGTGGGAAGGGCCCAGAAGGGCCTGGGACCAAAGTCTGCCTTGACACTCAACTCCTCTGGTGCAGGGTTCTTAAAGCGTCAGCTACCCTCCCAACCCATGTCTGGCTCCAAGAGGATGAAGATAAAAAATGATGTTGTATATTCCCCCATGAATATGGACAAGCCAGGGGAGGCTGTGGATCTAGTGTTGGACCCTAGGAACTATGAGCACAAGACTTATGAAGCACGCAAAGCCTTCCTCACGACCTATTTCAATCGTTGCCCCTATTTAACTTCACAGGAAGAAGAGAAGCTGTCTGCAAGCCTGTGGCTCTGGAAGTCTGACATTGCCAGTCACTTCGCTAATCGACGGAGGTCATGTGAGGGAGACTGTGAGACCAGGAAATTGAAAGTGCTACTTGGCTTTGACATGCAGGCACTCAAGGGACTGAAGCATGACATGGACTTTGAGGAGAAAACCAAGCTCCCCATCACGTCAGTGGAGAAGGCCTTTAAGTCTAGGCCGGCACTTAACACAGACCAAAGAAAGCAATGCGAGACCATTAACTGTACCCTCAAGCTAAGTACTTACACAGAACCCATATCTATTGACTCGTCTGATAGTGAGTCGGAACCAGAGGACTGTTCCATTGAGAATGGGCAAGTTGACACACCAAAATCTGTGGATGTCACGTCTTAA